GAGCACACCTGCGTTTAGATTCATATAGCGATAGCCGCGGTTTCCAAGCACCTGGCAAGATTCATTCAAGTTCGAAGTCAGCACCACAGCGAACATGGAATTTTGAACTTGTTCAGGAACGGCAAAGCACTTGTTAAACTTTTTCGGATTGGCAGAACCGCTTTGCATGTAGATGGACTTTCGAACAGGGATGTAGCGGTACACGCCTGCATACACGAACATCACATCAAAAACCACCACCCAAATTTTTATAAGCCCGGCGCCAAAAGCGTTCAACTGCGCGAGTTCCAGCCAGCGCAACAACGACGAGAAATCATCCAAGTCTAGCGTTCCGTGAACAAAAGGCGCAGCGACTTTTTTATCAGTGCGCAAATACCACAGTTCACGCAAATAATACTCATTCGTAAACTTCGACGGCGTCAGCGGAAATTCATCGCCCGGGAGCGCCTGCACATTCAAACGGCGCACCTTCATACAAAGGTTCAAGTCATCAATATTTTCGAGATGGTTCTGCAGCATGAATCGTGATGGGTAACGCGAAATTTCAAAATTGCTCTCCGCCTCGCCCACATACGCACTCATTTCCGCATGGTTCGAATACGCGAGTTCACCAACGCCATCATCGACGGAATTGAACGCAACCATGCTCTTTTCAGGGAAAACAGCAATCGCCGCCATCGGCATTTCGGTCGCCCCAAGCTTAAGCGCAACCGCAATAGAATCATCGACAAACCCGCCAAGCGCAAAGACTTTTTGCCCACGCGACTTTGCCAAAAGAATCGTGTTTGCACAAGCAGAGCCCACGTCCATTTGCACTTGTCGATATGCCGCCTCGCGGAATCGCCAAACAGCACGTTCCAAGAGCCCTGTGTAAATGAAAATCGTCTGCGCTTCGGTTATAAATTCCTGTTCCGGAAACGATGCAAGAATCGCCTTGCGAGCATCAGCACCACCGAGCTTGACGAGCTTCGATTCTTCGCGGTCCACGTAATAAACGCCATCGGGAACCTCGCCCCCATGCACCACGGCATAGACGCAAACCGGATTCAGGTAATCCGCCGAAACCGGCGCCAAAAGAGGCATGAAAGCGGCCGTCAGAGGGTAACGATTGCACCCCTCGTAGCGCTTATCGGCATACGCTTGCTTTTCCCAGTGCATGATGACGGGATCCCCACTTCCATGGGGAATATACTGGGTCGATTCGTGGTAAATTTCCGAAAAATAGCGCATCCAAAACCAAAGATAAAAAGATTAACGTTTGTCAAAAGCACCATGTCAGTTAAATGAAATATTTTTTAACGTTTTTCGTATAG
This is a stretch of genomic DNA from Fibrobacter sp. UWB13. It encodes these proteins:
- a CDS encoding nitroreductase family protein, with product MRYFSEIYHESTQYIPHGSGDPVIMHWEKQAYADKRYEGCNRYPLTAAFMPLLAPVSADYLNPVCVYAVVHGGEVPDGVYYVDREESKLVKLGGADARKAILASFPEQEFITEAQTIFIYTGLLERAVWRFREAAYRQVQMDVGSACANTILLAKSRGQKVFALGGFVDDSIAVALKLGATEMPMAAIAVFPEKSMVAFNSVDDGVGELAYSNHAEMSAYVGEAESNFEISRYPSRFMLQNHLENIDDLNLCMKVRRLNVQALPGDEFPLTPSKFTNEYYLRELWYLRTDKKVAAPFVHGTLDLDDFSSLLRWLELAQLNAFGAGLIKIWVVVFDVMFVYAGVYRYIPVRKSIYMQSGSANPKKFNKCFAVPEQVQNSMFAVVLTSNLNESCQVLGNRGYRYMNLNAGVLAESLYVSARLLNKTAREEHFFYHDELKKLLDIPETESIISTVLIGKSPAR